The following is a genomic window from Acidimicrobiales bacterium.
CCGGCCGAGGCCCTCCGGCGCCGGCCCGAGGACCCGGGTGAGCTGGGCCACCGCGCCCGCGGTCCGCTCGGCGCAGATCGTCGCCGCATCGGTCAGGCCCCAGCCGTGGGCGACCAGCGGCACCACCACCGCCGGGTTGAACACCGCGAACGCCGCCGCCACGACCTCACCCGGCACCTGACCCATCACCGAGCCACGGCTGCAGAAGTAGGCGGGGCCGTCCGGGGCGGCGACGTTGCCGCCGAACGAACCCCGGCTCGGGGCGAAGCCCAGCCCGACGTAGCGGGCGTGGCACTCCGGAGCGAAGTACACCTGCCCGGCGAAGGGCTCCACGGCGCCGGCCAGCGCCCGCGCCCGGGTCGACACCTCGGCGTCGTCGATCACAGATCCCTCTCCCCCTTGGGCAAAACGCCTGACATCTCGTAGTCGTCGGGGTCGGGCCGCAGCGTCCGCCGCCAGTACTCCAGCAGCGTGAACGGCCAGTTCTGCGACACCCGCCCGCTGGCGTTCTTGTACCAGCTGTTCACATCGGAGACGCCCCACGCCATGCGGCGGTTCTCGGCGTCGACCTCGGCGTTGAACCGGTCGTGGACGTCCGGGCGCACGTCGAGCGCCCCGTGGCCCGACTCCAGCAGCAGCCGCAGGCACCCGAGGATGTACCGGACCCCGCATTCGGAGAAGTACACGATGCTGCCGTTGATCACGATGTTGGTGTTCGGGCCGTAGAGGCAGAACAGGTTGGGGAAGCCCGGCACGGTGACGCCCAGGTAGGCGCGGGCCTCGCCCGCCCACCGCCCGTGCAGGTCGACGCCGTCCCGCCCGGTCACCGTCATCGGCATCAGGAACTCCGAGGCCGTGAAGCCCGTGCCGTAGAGGATCACGTCGACGTCGTGCGCCTCGCCGTCCTCGGTGACGATGCCGGTCGGCGTGATCTGCCGGATCGAGCCGCCCACCAGACGCACGTTGTCCCGCTTCAGCGCCGCCGCCCACACGCCGTTGTCGCGCAGCATCCGCTTGGCGCCGGGCGGGTACGTCGGCACGACGGCGGGCAGCAGGTCGGGCCGGTCGGCGAACTCCATGCCCAGGTAGAGGGTGAACATCTGCCGCACGAGCTCGTTCATCTCGCTGACCGCCGGGCTGCCGTCGCCGGGCTCGAACGACTCGTCCACCCGCACGCTCTCCAGCACCGCGTCGCCCATCCGCCAGAAGATGCAGAAGCGGTTCCACTCGCTGTACGACGGCACGTGGTCGTAGAGCCAGCGCAGGCCGGGTGCGACGGCGTCGTGGTAGTCGGGCGTCGGCACCAGCCACGGCGGCGTCCGCTGGAACACGGTCAGCTCGCCGACGACCGGCGCGATCTCGGGGATGATCTGCACGGCGCTGGCCCCGGTGCCGATCACCGCCACCCGCTTGCCCCGCAGGTCGACGTCCGGGTCCCAGCGGGCGGAGTGGAACGCCGGACCGTTGAACGTGGCGCGGCCGGGGATGTCGGGCAGGCGGGGCCGGTTGAGCTGGCCGACGGCGCTGACGACGGCGTGGACGACCACCGGCTCGCCGCCGCGCAGCTCCAGCGTCCAGCGCTGGTCGTCCTCCGACCATGTGCACGACACCACCTCGGTGCCGAGCCGGATGTGGTCCCGCAGGCAGAACGCCTCGACGCAGTCGCGGAGGTAGCCGTGCAGCACGTCCTGCGTGGAGAAGTGGGCGGGCCAGTCGTGGCGCTGGGCGAACGAGTAGCTGTAGTTGTGGTTCGGGTTGTCGACCCGGCAGCCGGGATAGGCGTTCTCGTACCAGGTGCCGCCCAGGTCGTCGTTCTTCTCCAGCACGACGAAGGGCACGCCCGCCTGCTGGAGGCGGTGGGCGGCGAGGATGCCGGACATGCCGGCGCCGATGATCGCCACCCGGAGGTCGACGTCGGGGGCGACCTCGTCGAGCCGCCAGCCGGGCGCCCGCGGGTCCTCGCCCCGGTGCGCCAGCTCCTCCTCCAGCAGCGGGAGGTACTCCCCCATGTCCGACCCGCCCACGGCGTACTCCATGATCCGCAGCACGTCGTCGTCGGACGGCAGCGGGGCGGGGCGGCTGCCGCCGTCCCGGAAGGCGACCAGCACGTCGAGGGCG
Proteins encoded in this region:
- a CDS encoding NAD(P)/FAD-dependent oxidoreductase — encoded protein: MVVSDAFTSSPFVGAVEPIVADDEEIRRHLAAAEVPPLLPALAYVTGDLSLLRDHLRPDPALSALPQGGLSEEQQAEIRRLALDVLVAFRDGGSRPAPLPSDDDVLRIMEYAVGGSDMGEYLPLLEEELAHRGEDPRAPGWRLDEVAPDVDLRVAIIGAGMSGILAAHRLQQAGVPFVVLEKNDDLGGTWYENAYPGCRVDNPNHNYSYSFAQRHDWPAHFSTQDVLHGYLRDCVEAFCLRDHIRLGTEVVSCTWSEDDQRWTLELRGGEPVVVHAVVSAVGQLNRPRLPDIPGRATFNGPAFHSARWDPDVDLRGKRVAVIGTGASAVQIIPEIAPVVGELTVFQRTPPWLVPTPDYHDAVAPGLRWLYDHVPSYSEWNRFCIFWRMGDAVLESVRVDESFEPGDGSPAVSEMNELVRQMFTLYLGMEFADRPDLLPAVVPTYPPGAKRMLRDNGVWAAALKRDNVRLVGGSIRQITPTGIVTEDGEAHDVDVILYGTGFTASEFLMPMTVTGRDGVDLHGRWAGEARAYLGVTVPGFPNLFCLYGPNTNIVINGSIVYFSECGVRYILGCLRLLLESGHGALDVRPDVHDRFNAEVDAENRRMAWGVSDVNSWYKNASGRVSQNWPFTLLEYWRRTLRPDPDDYEMSGVLPKGERDL